One genomic window of Conexivisphaerales archaeon includes the following:
- a CDS encoding CDC48 family AAA ATPase, which translates to MAEKLRLKVMEGLPRDIGKARARLAMSAMARIGLKPGDALLIRGKKDAAATAWPSDPDETPPEAIRLDGSLRRNVGVALNDTVEVSRSTVKPASSIILSTTTGNVNVDSDFEAFVKNRMKGMPIVEGNTISIVVLGNPMNFLVVKTSPRGVVSVTESTSLHVRVGAGEVASELRITYDDIGGLGNQLRKLREIVELPLRQPELFSRLGIEPPRGVLLYGPPGCGKTMIAKALATESQAKFFAINGPEIMSKYYGETEAKLREIFKEAKESAPSIIFIDEIDAIAPKREEVFGEVEKRVVAQMLSLMDGLSERGNVIIIGATNRIDDVDLALRRPGRFDREVEIGVPNTSGRLEILHIHTRGMPLDNDVDLKRLAEITNGYTGADLKALCREAALNALRRILPQADSFAKVPSSTLEKLKVNLQDFMSAYKDIVPTAMREFYVEMPNVKWEDIGGLEDVKEILNENVSRAIKRPQDFRKMGIEPPRGVLLYGPPGCGKTMIAKALATESKANMIVVRGPEILSKWVGESEKGIREIFRKAKASAPCIVFFDEIDSLGKARAEYSEGWSGETVLSQLLTEIDSLYTGEGVFVIGATNRPDILDAALLRPGRLGFLIYVPPPDERSRLSILKIKTSSMPLASDVDLQHIARLSNNYTGADLEAVCRQAALTALKRGSDKVSLKDFEFALASVRPTFTPEMHAWYKEMEKKLTASMLKSKSPPPYA; encoded by the coding sequence TTGGCAGAGAAGCTCAGGCTAAAGGTCATGGAAGGTCTGCCCAGAGATATAGGTAAGGCTAGAGCCAGGCTGGCAATGTCTGCAATGGCAAGAATAGGCCTGAAGCCTGGAGATGCCTTACTGATAAGAGGGAAGAAGGATGCAGCAGCAACAGCCTGGCCATCTGACCCTGATGAAACACCTCCTGAGGCGATAAGGCTTGACGGTTCTCTAAGAAGGAACGTTGGTGTGGCTTTAAACGATACTGTTGAGGTCTCAAGAAGCACAGTCAAGCCAGCTTCGAGCATAATCCTGAGCACAACCACTGGTAACGTTAACGTAGACTCTGACTTCGAAGCTTTTGTCAAGAACAGGATGAAAGGTATGCCTATAGTCGAGGGCAATACAATAAGCATAGTTGTACTTGGCAATCCGATGAACTTTCTTGTTGTAAAGACATCTCCCCGTGGAGTAGTTTCTGTAACAGAATCCACAAGCCTTCATGTAAGAGTTGGTGCAGGCGAAGTAGCTTCAGAGCTGAGAATTACCTATGATGATATTGGAGGCTTGGGCAATCAGCTCAGAAAGCTGAGGGAGATAGTTGAGCTACCTCTCAGGCAGCCTGAACTCTTCAGCAGACTTGGTATAGAGCCTCCCAGAGGTGTGCTTCTGTACGGTCCTCCAGGCTGCGGGAAGACCATGATAGCAAAGGCTCTTGCAACAGAATCACAGGCCAAATTCTTCGCAATCAACGGACCTGAGATAATGAGCAAGTACTATGGAGAGACAGAGGCAAAGCTGAGAGAGATATTCAAGGAAGCGAAGGAAAGCGCCCCAAGCATCATATTCATAGATGAAATAGATGCAATAGCCCCCAAGAGGGAAGAGGTGTTTGGTGAAGTTGAGAAGAGGGTAGTTGCTCAGATGCTGTCTCTGATGGATGGCCTAAGTGAAAGGGGTAATGTGATAATAATAGGTGCAACTAACAGGATCGATGATGTAGATTTAGCATTAAGAAGACCAGGCAGGTTTGACAGAGAAGTCGAGATAGGAGTTCCTAACACATCAGGAAGGCTCGAGATCCTTCATATACACACCAGAGGAATGCCTCTGGATAACGATGTAGACCTGAAGAGACTGGCTGAGATAACCAACGGCTACACAGGGGCAGACCTGAAGGCACTCTGCAGGGAAGCTGCTTTGAACGCTCTGAGAAGAATACTTCCTCAGGCTGACTCCTTTGCCAAGGTTCCTTCCTCAACGCTCGAGAAGCTCAAGGTGAATCTGCAGGACTTCATGTCAGCATACAAGGATATTGTTCCAACAGCGATGAGAGAGTTCTACGTGGAGATGCCTAACGTAAAGTGGGAAGATATAGGAGGGCTTGAAGACGTTAAAGAGATACTTAACGAAAACGTCAGCAGAGCAATCAAAAGGCCCCAGGACTTCAGGAAGATGGGTATAGAGCCTCCCAGAGGTGTGCTGCTGTATGGTCCTCCAGGCTGCGGGAAGACCATGATAGCAAAGGCTCTTGCAACAGAATCAAAGGCTAACATGATTGTAGTCAGAGGACCAGAGATTCTGAGCAAATGGGTTGGCGAATCAGAAAAGGGGATAAGGGAAATATTCAGAAAGGCAAAAGCATCAGCTCCATGCATAGTCTTCTTCGACGAGATAGACTCTCTTGGCAAGGCAAGAGCGGAGTACAGCGAAGGGTGGAGTGGAGAGACTGTGCTCAGTCAGCTTCTCACCGAGATAGATTCTCTCTACACCGGCGAAGGTGTTTTTGTGATAGGAGCTACAAACAGGCCGGATATACTTGACGCAGCCCTTCTGAGACCTGGTAGGCTTGGATTCCTGATATACGTGCCACCTCCAGATGAAAGGTCAAGGCTCAGCATACTGAAGATAAAGACATCCTCTATGCCCCTTGCATCTGATGTGGATTTACAGCATATAGCCAGACTCTCTAACAACTACACAGGGGCAGACCTGGAAGCTGTCTGCAGGCAGGCAGCTTTAACGGCTCTCAAGAGGGGTTCTGACAAGGTATCTTTGAAAGACTTTGAATTCGCTCTGGCTAGTGTCAGACCTACGTTCACCCCTGAGATGCATGCATGGTACAAGGAGATGGAGAAGAAGCTCACAGCCAGCATGCTGAAGAGCAAGAGCCCTCCTCCATATGCATAG
- a CDS encoding elongation factor 1-beta: MTGIIARIKLLPDDASLNPEELLSRIKNTVKGVGEVKAHKVEPIAFGLNALIVDFVIQDAEGGTDPLEERLSKVSGLGSFEVIGVSRASTKL; this comes from the coding sequence ATGACTGGCATAATTGCAAGGATCAAGCTCCTTCCTGACGATGCTTCTCTGAACCCTGAAGAGCTTCTCAGCAGGATAAAGAACACAGTCAAGGGCGTTGGAGAAGTAAAAGCGCATAAGGTTGAGCCTATAGCATTCGGCCTGAACGCTCTGATAGTCGATTTTGTAATTCAAGACGCAGAAGGAGGTACTGACCCTCTGGAGGAGAGGCTTTCAAAGGTCAGTGGATTGGGGTCTTTTGAGGTTATAGGGGTAAGCAGAGCATCTACAAAGTTGTGA
- a CDS encoding zinc finger domain-containing protein yields the protein MPFVKPPVCSSCNKAIDPRERAVKFYCPDCGKVLIWRCERCRKLARSYRCENCGFEGP from the coding sequence TTGCCTTTCGTCAAGCCACCAGTCTGCAGCTCCTGCAACAAAGCTATAGACCCGAGGGAAAGGGCTGTCAAGTTCTACTGCCCAGACTGCGGCAAGGTCCTGATATGGAGGTGCGAGCGCTGCAGGAAGCTTGCAAGGAGCTACAGGTGTGAAAACTGCGGTTTTGAGGGACCATAG
- a CDS encoding DUF5679 domain-containing protein → MPEAYCVKCRAKRTISNAKEVKLKNGRKALSGTCPKCGTKLFRILGK, encoded by the coding sequence TTGCCAGAAGCATACTGCGTTAAGTGCAGAGCGAAGCGTACAATCAGCAATGCCAAGGAAGTAAAGCTAAAGAACGGTAGAAAGGCACTGAGCGGTACCTGCCCCAAGTGTGGTACCAAGCTGTTCAGAATACTAGGCAAGTAA